In the Engystomops pustulosus chromosome 2, aEngPut4.maternal, whole genome shotgun sequence genome, one interval contains:
- the LOC140118726 gene encoding peptide methionine sulfoxide reductase MsrA-like, which yields MPSKTVLPTAAEALPGRDEALEVAAKHAVNGNATLEPFPAGLELALFGMGCFWGVEQLFWKQKGVFSTQVGYAGGFTKNPTYKDVCTGLTAHIEVVRVVFDPKVISYNALLKLFWENHNPTEGMKQGKDIGTQYRSVIFTYDGKQREAALKSKDSFQKELDKVNMGAITTEIHPVPEFYYAEDYHQQYLFKNPDGYCGLKGTGVACVL from the exons ATGCCTAGCAAGACTGTTCTTCCTACTGCTGCGGAGGCTCTACCAGGGCGGGATGAAGCTCTTGAGGTGGCAG ccaaGCATGCTGTAAATGGAAACGCCACATTGGAGCCATTCCCAGCAGGACTCGAGTTGGCATTATTTG GTATGGGCTGTTTCTGGGGCGTAGAACAACTATTCTGGAAACAAAAAGGGGTCTTCTCCACACAAGTAGGATATGCAGGGGGGTTCACGAAGAATCCTACATACAAAGATGTGTGCACTG GACTTACTGCCCACATTGAAGTCGTTCGAGTTGTATTTGATCCTAAAGTGATCAGTTATAATGCCTTGCTGAAATTGTTCTGGGAAAATCACAACCCAACAGAAG GAATGAAGCAAGGGAAGGACATAGGTACTCAGTACCGCTCAGTGATATTTACCTATGATGGTAAACAGAGAGAAGCAGCTCTGAAGTCAAAAGACAGTTTCCAGAAG GAACTTGACAAGGTTAACATGGGAGCCATCACcactgagatacatcctgtaccaGAATTTTATTATGCAGAGGATTACCACCAGCAATATCTGTTCAAGAACCCAGATGGCTATTGTGGTCTGAAAGGAACAGGAGTGGCCTGTGTGCTGTAA